The following are encoded together in the Acanthochromis polyacanthus isolate Apoly-LR-REF ecotype Palm Island chromosome 14, KAUST_Apoly_ChrSc, whole genome shotgun sequence genome:
- the scrn3 gene encoding secernin-3, whose protein sequence is MQPSSCDTFVALPPSTEGQRIIFGKNSDRPCDEVQEVVYFPARDYAAEEKVECTYIEIEQVGHTHAVVLSRPAWLWGAEMGANEHQVCIGNEAVWGRESADDEEALLGMDLVRLGLERADTAEKAVDVITELLEKYGQGGSCMEDESGFTYHNSFLISDRKEAWLLETSGKHWAAEKVQGGYRNISNQYGITTKIDKEHPKMREYAQSKGWWDGKTEFNFATVYSFMTTARIEASGSRYCEGKQLLEKSNGHITAETMMGILRDKDSGINMEGMFMSTGSMVSVIPTNPELPGVHYFTATPDPEKSVFKPFIFVENARPLKETSSPSYGPDDPVKKKPRFQSKPNRRHELFVKHELVAAIIESYKDRGQRITKSMRDLEKTKMIEMEEILSSGIDKPDNLADLFSRSVHEEMTVYSKS, encoded by the exons ATGCAGCCATCTTCATGTGACACCTTCGTGGCTCTGCCACCCTCCACTGAGGGACAACGCATCATCTTTGGGAAGAACTCTGACAGGCCTTGTGATGAAGTCCAGGAGGTTGTGTATTTTCCTGCCAGAGACTATGCTGCAGAGGAGAAGGTTGAG TGCACATACATAGAGATAGAGCAGGTTGgccacacacatgcagtggTGTTGAGCAGACCGGCCTGGCTGTGGGGGGCAGAGATGGGCGCAAATGAGCATCAAGTGTGCATTGGAAATGAAGCAGTGTGGGGCAGAGAGAGCGCTGATGATGAGGAGGCTCTTCTCGGCATGGATCTCGTCAG GCTTGGGCTTGAGAGAGCTGATACAGCTGAGAAAGCTGTGGATGTCATCACTGAGCTGCTGGAGAAATACGGGCAGGGAGGATCATGTATGGAGGATGAAAGTGGCTTCACCTACCACAACAGCTTCCTCATCTCAGACCGGAAGGAGGCCTGGCTGCTGGAAACATCAGGAAAGCACTGGGCAGCTGAAAAAGTGCAAG GTGGATATCGCAACATCTCCAACCAGTACGGCATAACAACTAAGATAGACAAGGAACATCCAAAAATGAGGGAATATGCTCAAAGCAAGGGCTGGTGGGATGGAAAGACAGAGTTTAACTTCGCCACAGTCTACTCCTTTATGACTACAGCCAGAATAGAAGCCTCTGGGAGCCGATACTGTGAGGGGAAGCAGCTGCTGGAGAAGAGCAACG GTCACATTACTGCGGAGACGATGATGGGTATCCTGAGGGATAAAGACAGTGGCATCAACATGGAGGGCATGTTCATGTCAACAGGCAGCATGGTGTCTGTGATACCCACAAACCCTGAGCTGCCGGGGGTTCACTATTTTACTGCAACTCCAGACCCTGAAAA GTCTGTTTTCAAACCGTTCATCTTTGTGGAAAACGCGCGCCCATTAAAGGAGACGTCTTCGCCCAGTTATGGTCCAGATGACCCTGTGAAGAAGAAACCCCGCTTCCAGAGCAAACCCAACCGCAGACATGAGTTGTTTGTCAAACATGAACTTGTGGCTGCCATCATTGAATCCTACAAG GACAGAGGACAGAGGATCACCAAAAGCATGAGGGACCTAGAGAAAACAAAGATGATAGAAATGGAGGAGATTCTTTCAAGTGGTATTGACAAGCCTGATAATCTGGCAGACCTGTTCTCAAGGTCTGTTCATGAGGAAATGACTGTTTACAGCAAAAGTTAA